CGGATCATTTCACGGAATCTATCGCCGCTATCACTTTCCTATTTGTATTCGAACATCTCGTTACATCTCACACACATCTGGATAATAATCACGACGATCGAcctcattttcactttcttgcTGCATTTCTAGCATTGCTATAGATTGCAATTGCAATTACGCTAGGGATTTTAACGTTTTCGTGGATTGATCCGATTAGTAGTGCTATAATTactggaatttttcgttttatttaaaACGTACCATTAAATTTAGGCCATTTCAatggagaaaataattttgaagggCACCGCTAACTTCCTACACTTATGAgaaccacaatttttttttattttctctctttttttttactttcagcCACacttcctcgttttttttttactttcaatcGCACTTTAAGTGTGACTGAGTGAGTATTTGTGCAGTTATCAATGACTTTTTAAGCTTGGAACGGGAAATCTTGCCTACTAAGTAAATAAGTTCTCCTTATATAAATTCTTTTCAAGCAGAATGGTGTAGTTGAAGCGGAgtgaacgttttcttctttcaaaatcatctatttacttttttactgttgttattactatttattattgttatttatagaaatcttgaaacaaattttttgcggttttttttacgagaaaaaatctGATTCAAGCTGTTATTATATCGTTTAAATgcgctttttctttccatcttATCAAAATAGAAGATGTTTTTCTGCCTTTTATTTGTGCGTTTgtgaaaaatcttatttttttattgaaaattgctgtgaaatattttgaaccTCTACCAGTTGTTGCCCTCATCACCCCCAacaaattttcctcattttagcGAATTCGCTCCACTTATTCCTCTAGAATCCAGTCCtccttactgtttttttttccatttccatgcTTACGTTATGATTTTACGATGATAAAGAATATTCTAATAGCGGAATGCTGTTACTTCTTACTCTCATCCAACTACTGCCATCTGGAGTACTCGCCGAAGGAGAAATTCGTCCAAATCCGCTAATACTATTTGAAAGGGATTTGGAAAATCTGAACTGTTTGTTCCTTCGAAGGCATTGTACGAATCATTTGGCAGACCTATCGTCGGCAGATCGACTTTTCTGGAAAGTGAGCTTCTTAGGGTATGCTATAAAAACACAAAGTAGGGTTTAGGTATACAGAGCAGGAATTTTTGTAggacaaatattttttgtgcaAATATTTGCATCGGTAGCCGtacagaacaaataaatattgaagGGAACCCAGAAAGAATCGGATTTTATTATGCATATTTTCAACCCATGAAGAATTCTTGAAGTTACAATATTTCTCTTATTCTCTCTTTTATTGGATTTTATATGGATAAAATCAGAGAATTTTTGGAGTAACTACAATGAATGAAATTGATGAGTCattaatttgcagaaaaaaaagatgaaagttcACTCAATTTCAGTGAGAGTCTAATTGGTTCAGATTATGGGTCCAGGGGCACCGGAAGAGCCGAAACTAAACACCGTTAAACTTGAGGTCTACTTGGAGTCGATGTGTCCTGATACATCACGGTACGTTCTCTTCCGTTGCAATCAATTTGTGGAGGGCATAGAAGCTGACTCTGTCGATATTCATAGCTCAAAGGAGAACTCCATCAATTTCAGATTTATTCATACACAATTAGTTAAAGCGTGGACGATTTTATCCCCAACAAAACGAGTAGAGTTGACATTGGTCCCGTTTGGTAAGGCTCGTTGCGTGGCAAAAGGGGATGATTTTGAGTGGGTGTTCACTTCTTGAATCTTTTATCCATAAATCTCTAAACTTCCTGAGATATGTATTCAGATGTTCTTGTCAACATGGCGGAACCGAATGTGTACTAAATCAGCTGATGAACTGCGTTATCGATCGATTAGGATTCCCGGATAAGATAGTCCCAGTAATTAATTGTATTCAAGGAAAGCATAGTCTCGATGACGCGATGTCTACATGTGTTGCAAAAAACGTTTTGTTGGACGAGATACAGTGAGTTTTGAAGAAGAGAATTAATTTCTGCTGGCCAAAGATTGTTTAAAGGCAATGTGCCGCGGAACATGGTTGGGAAACCTGTGGGAAAATATGGAGCAGGGAATGTAGAATCTCACGATTATGTGCGTGATCTCACTCAGTTCTAATCTAGTTGTCctgagaaacggcgtgggaaactgcgattattcctacgaggtgcatGATAACGTCCCATTCTTCGCGCCGCTTctgcgagcgagcggtcgaaaatcaataaagtcTCCTCGTCAGCGCGTCCAGGTCGAACCAATGAATAAACTGCTGAGGAGATCGGAGCATGTGCAAGTGGACGCGTTTTCACGTatcttgtaggaaaaaaattgccacGTCGTTCTTAGGACGATTGAAAAGAATTGACCGGGACTACGCTCAtatccgtaatctacacccgaactctacgttttccatCAGATTTCGCTTCTACTCGTACACTACGAGACTAAAACGAATGAGTATGCATTACCGTACGACAATAATTTACCTTTCAGGATGCGTGACTGTGCCACAGGGGTTCGTGGACGACGTCTTCTGGCGCTGGCCGGTTCTCGGACAGCATCGCTTGACCCACGACTCGATTTCGTTCCGTGGATTATGATCAACAGTGAACGGAACAGTGATGCACTTTATGACCTCACCGAAAACCTCTGCAGAACATTGGAACCAGCACCTGAAGAATGTACGGAGTACATGCGTGAAATAAAGAAACGATAGGAACCGTGGATGTATGACCTGGCTCCctcagtcatttttttccttgaccTGAAGCTAATTTGAAAGCATAATTACTCATCGAccaaatcattttcttttttttctggtctcACGGGTCTATCGGCCAATTTGGTGGCATTTGTGATGCTAGAATGTCCTctagttattttttgttcatcgcttcatttttctgtcagggttctaatctttttttttttggttattatGAATATAGTCATATATTAATGAGCATTTATGTAGCAGTATTCTACGCTCTTCTCTCCACACTTCCGAACTAGCAAATATGCTCACTTTAGTGCCTTCCTCTGCGgttatcctattttttttactccattTCGTGTTTGTCGATAGTATTTCTGAGATTGTAACTTCTTTATTAGTCcttctttctgaaattttttcaataagaATTTCACATGATTTACTATTCGACACACCGGAATCATGCACTTAACGAGGGAACAACAGAAGCAAGTGGTATCTCAAAAACTATAATAGATATCCAACCTACTTATATTCATACGGGGCTTGGTTTTGAAAGTCATAGTATGATATAATGCTTCATTGTCTACTGCCATTTCGGATCATCTATGGTCGTCCTTTTCAAGGCTGGTGTCTCCAAATGCGAACTTCTTGCATCAATTACGAATAGTTCTTTCCTTGACGTTGGCTTCACCAAGTACAACACTAATACTACgggcagcagcagcagcaacagTGTGTTGTGCCCACTTTTCCGTTCATATTGAAAATCGGGTgttgcgcagtcggttagaggtttcgctgccTGCAtaatcgatcagaggttcgaatctgccctagtgccaaccaagcccttcatccctacggggtcgacgaattggtaccagacctgtctgggaggataaaaacactgacttgacacatcgggtagccaccgcaagtcattgtatgggccagttacacgttcgtaaacctcaaacgattctgaattgaagtgaacgtggggcgcatcccaagcggattgattaacgccagacactttatcctttatcctttattgaaAATCACGTTAATTCATACTTCAAAAGATTAAGAGAGAACAATTTAAAAGTgcataagtttaaaaaaaagtattatgGATTAAAGAGCATACTTTAGATTTTATAATTAATCAAAAAAGGATATACTTCCAaccattttaatattttattaacaattaaaaaacaagcaaaaatcgGCAAGCCCTTATACAACTACCTAATACATCACcgtatttattcaaaatagaaaaatgacccatctataaaaaatatttaattcgACTAATTAATGAAAATGACCAGGAGGCTCTGTCATACGATCTGTCTTTTATACAAAAAGAATGGTAAATTTTTGGAACATAATATTAATCAAAATGACCCTCTTCTTACGCGTGGCACAATCTTACGTCGGATTAATAATCTTCTGAAAAAGGAGGCTGAgtagtcaaaaaaagaagtgcccAGCTCCCTACATACTGTGCGCACCTCTGAAGAATGTTGGAAGGATCAGAGAAGCAATACTGCGATGTTCACGATTTTTTGACCATGATTACTAGGAAATGCTCTATGTTCTTACATATTAATAAGTATTGAAGGCAGAAGCTAAggattttactattatttcaaaaatacttcGATCTCGGGCCCCACTCCGTCCGCCTTGCACAACGATTAGCGGTGGTAACTTGAATGATGTAAAgtgttaaaagcatcatcccacgaatctgaggtggtacggatttcaggcggagtattcgtagattatggagaagtgggtgattccgtcatttcttgctaattggcgtaaaaaacgtcatggaagatgcggcgcgtgcacaaggctggcgcgctccaatcgaactcatcgtggaaaatagcgcgccggaacgctcgaagccgtatcttccgggcctttttttacggcaattaggaagaaatgaacggaatcacccttctccccataatctacgatcccgtatacgaatactccacctgaaatccgtaccactcagattcgtgggtgatgcctttaaggtaggAAAGTTAGGCTTGAAGTCCAACATATCTAAGCACCACATCATGAAACTAAGGTAGTTGAGAAACGCGTGGAAAAATATAGAGCTGGGGGTGCAGATACGAATATAGGCGTGCCTTTTGCTCAATTTTTCTTGTCGTcctgaaaacggcgtgggaaacgactGTTCCTATAAGGTAGGTTAAAACGCTTCACATTTGTGTACGTTCTGATTCGCTCAACAGCTTAAGGGGACTTTGTCGATCGTCGACCGCTCGCTTGCACGCGGTCGGTGAGTGCGTTTGTGatggagcgttctaacgtgacTCATACGAAGAAACGCGATTTCCCACGGCagttttcaggacgattaatGGGAATTGAGCGGGTTCACGCctatattcgtaatctacacgaACGAACCCTGTGTATTTCCACAGGTTTCACATGTACGTCAGAAGGAGAAATGTACACAGTTACAGATGTACTGCCTTtcaattgcaaaaaattttgcaacaGTTACATTCTACCTAATCACTACGGGAGAATTCGTTGACTGTGCTGAACCCAACGCATCTCCCATAGTATCTTGCATTTTCCGCAAATATTTATTGCAATCTTGCAATAAATAGCATAATGATAGAAAAAGGATTATGACGGTGAAGCTGCATCACAAACTACCGTTAACGTTATAAATTCTACTGCAATTTCTTGTCTTGTATTCATCATTAACACGATTGCTATACACGTCATCGATCGGTAATGTAGATCAGATATTGATTGCATAGAGAATGTGAAGAATTTACTTGGAAGAATGTGGTAAGGAAAATAAGCTCAAGATGCTTTCAGCATATAAAATTATGAACTCACAACATCTTATAATGAGCGATCGGAAAgatcatatttctttttttttctactcttatTTGCTTTTCTATCTCTTCCCATTTTTCTCACCTCCTTATATTCCTTGCATTTGTTCATAGGATTCATAGGATGTCTTAGCAAATCATCGTTTTAGCCGTTGCTATGGGTTTGTTGGAGATTCCACACAACGTTAATGCATAACAAATCGAAATAGATAACACTAaatgtcgatttttttcgctgaTGAGTAGCCAGAAAATTGGAGGAAGTGAATGTGTAAATCTCTGTCATTAGTTGTGAAAATTCCAATGAAAACCGGAATAATTGAACAGGTGATCCAACGGAATTTTGCATCAATACGCTAATGtatcaataatatcaatattATAGTATtgtttcctggaaaaaatcctACGGGGAATCTATTTTTATTGGTGTGATAGCGTATTGGTGCACCTGTTCTAGTGCTGCTGTTATCCGTACAAATATCACTGAATTTACATAGAACGATACAGTtgccttcaattttttaattcatcATCACACCACAACGGTTCCGACGTAGGTTTAATTCAATTTGATTCATTATATTCTTACAATATCACAGTATTACATATTACAAATTCACTAAAATAATCCCGGTGACTTAgcggtgattttttaaaattcacaaaaCCATTAAAGGAAGACGCATAACGGTTTATAAAGGCAGAGTTCTACATAaaattgggtcaaaacgacatgaagcacggacaggtgcgtaagcggctgcgctcgaagcggcgcaatggagcgtagcggttaggatcgtgtcGGGACCCTGGCTACCGCCACagatctctgcagttcgccatggtctcACCTctattccaaccgctgtctccaccacaccgcttcgagcgcagccgcttatacaactgtccgtgtttcatgtcgttttgacccgactataagttttttttttgagttttattttgtgaaaaatctgTAGTGtggagaaaatgtgaaaaatttctttagtgTCTCCTGTGGCCATGCACGTCCTCCAGTGGAGGCGAACTCGTAGAAACGATAGCGCGATTAAGTTCTACAAAAGTCAGGCCTAGAATTCAGAACTGCGTACTAGTTCATACATAGGTTATAAGAAATACAACTCTTTCCTCCGAACATAAATAAATCCATTATTTGTTACTatcacttattatttattacataacATATTCTCCAGTGTTTTTAAAATACGATAATTCTATAGTTGCTAACAAATGCGCAATTCACTGCGCTTTTCGTAGCATCCTGATGATCCACTTTTCTTCCAAACAGAAAACCATATTGTAGTATTAAGTTGATGAGAAAGTTTTGTTACAGCTTTTGGGAAGTCCAgtactttctatttttgatcGATACCAATTATGTATCATCTTCGAAAGTTATACATAGCTGGGTACACTTTCCTAACTTtaacggcatcaccccacgaatctgaggtggtgcagatttcaggtgcacTATTCTtgtaagggatagtagattatgga
This is a stretch of genomic DNA from Necator americanus strain Aroian chromosome II, whole genome shotgun sequence. It encodes these proteins:
- a CDS encoding hypothetical protein (NECATOR_CHRII.G8167.T2), which translates into the protein MVFASIGNYLGKMRRQMTRAGLRRYLYTAAAVLLLFLMYRWLTRRPEYSAMYGYRGEIMGPGAPEEPKLNTVKLEVYLESMCPDTSRFIHTQLVKAWTILSPTKRVELTLVPFGKARCVAKGDDFECSCQHGGTECVLNQLMNCVIDRLGFPDKIVPVINCIQGKHSLDDAMSTCVAKNVLLDEIQMRDCATGVRGRRLLALAGSRTASLDPRLDFVPWIMINSERNSDALYDLTENLCRTLEPAPEECTEYMREIKKR
- a CDS encoding hypothetical protein (NECATOR_CHRII.G8167.T1); protein product: MVMLPLFYRSKYRYRIGKMRRQMTRAGLRRYLYTAAAVLLLFLMYRWLTRRPEYSAMYGYRGEIMGPGAPEEPKLNTVKLEVYLESMCPDTSRFIHTQLVKAWTILSPTKRVELTLVPFGKARCVAKGDDFECSCQHGGTECVLNQLMNCVIDRLGFPDKIVPVINCIQGKHSLDDAMSTCVAKNVLLDEIQMRDCATGVRGRRLLALAGSRTASLDPRLDFVPWIMINSERNSDALYDLTENLCRTLEPAPEECTEYMREIKKR